From the Chitinophagales bacterium genome, the window TAATTTATAGTTGCTAATATGTAGATGCAAAGTTGCTTTAAAAATGATCAGACCGCATTTTGCAATTATTTAATACCGTCAGACCATTCTTTGTTAGTTGACTTGATTTTGGTGAATGGATGCTTATTCCTGAAAACCATAAGTGGCTAAATCTCTGTTTTCAAGAAAGTTTTAGCCGGATATAGCTTAATCTATTGGCTTGAACAGTGCGTTCATTTTCAGCTCATTTTGCACCAGCTCCAAGCTGTAGGGGTTTTGTTTCAATCCATAAGTGGTAATCATGGTAAGGAATAAATTCTTACGGGTATTGCTGTTTTCCCTAAATAAATTCACCTTGTTTCTGAGCTCATTGGCATATTTCTTATCGATAGTGAATTCTGCGCTGTAGAATTTCATTTCACAAATATTGATTACATTATCCGCCCTGTCTATAAGCAAATCTATTTGTGCGCCTTCATCTTCGTTTTTGTCAGACCAACTGTGGTTTTCAGAATCAACGGCTGCTATTCCAAGCGCCTTTTTTATTTCTTCTATGTGTTTTAGGCAAACGGTTTCAAAGCTAAATCCCAACCACGATTTATAGGCTTGTCCATTGGATTTCGCCAACCATGTTCCCTTGCCTTTGGCCCTTGATTGCTCAATAAATTTGAGATAAAACAAAGAATACTCATCGTTTAATCTGTACAGGGCATCTTTTTTTAAATTCCCAAATGAATGATATACTTCTATAAAACCAGACTCCTCCAATTCTTCAAGTGTTTGAGTCAATCTTCCGCCTGTCACTAAGCCTGTTTTCTTCAATATCTGTTTTCTGCTAATTCCTTTCCTTGAATTGGCTAAGGCCCGAATGACTGCGCTGTGTCTTTCATGATTTTCAAATAATGAAGCAAAAACATCCTTAAACTCATTCCTCAACGGAGCGTCCTTGTGAAAAAACATGCGGTCAATTGCCTGAGGAACACTTTCGCCTTTTTCAAGTTTATCGAGATAAAATGGAACACCCCCAATTGTCATATAAATTTTAAGGATATCGTAATCAGAATAATGAATTTTCTTGCTTTTCAGAAATAATTTGGTTTCATACAAATTGAATGGCAGCAGCCTTATTTTTTCTGTAATCCGGTTGTGCAGACCGCCTTTATTCCTAACAATTTTCTTTACCATATAGGAGGCAGCCGAACCGCAAATCACAACGATTAGGTCATTTTTTTTGACTGCATAGCTGTTCCAAAAATGCTCAAATGCCATCAAAAACTTCGACTTTCTCGTTGCCAACCAAGGAAATTCATCTATAAAAATAACTTTCTTCTTTTTTGAACTAAGGCCATCCATGTATTCTGACAATTGACCAAAGGCCTGAAGCCAGCTTTTGGGTTTTTCAATACTATCTAGTTTATTGGAAAGCGAAAAATGGAAATTTTCCAACTGATCGGCCATTAGACCATTGTGCAAACCAGTAAGCTCAAACTGTATATGCGATTGATAGACTTCCCTGATCAAAAAAGTTTTCCCAACTCTTCTTCTGCCGAAAATAGCGATCAATTCCGCTTTATCAGATTTCAAAGCTTTTTCAAGCCTTTTGACTTCTTTTTCCCTACCTGCAAGCATTTTTCAAAACTTATTTAAAGCATTTATAAGTGGCCAAATGTACAAAAATAAATTAGATTTGGCCACTTATAGAGTTGATATGTTTTGGAAAATCGATTGAATAGACCATTGAAATCACTAGAAAATATCTGAAAAATTTAAAGCAGAGCATCTTTTATAAGTGGCCAAATCTATGGTAAAATATCAGTTTTGGCCGGATATAGCTCTGTTTTGACATCAAAAGCAAACTTCTGGTTGGAGGATTATAACCGTCCTATGTTCAAATAGCAAACGCATAAGAAATGCGCACTTAAAATAATTAATTATTTGTTGCTTTATAATAAATTCCTTATAATCATAAAATGAAATTATTGCCAATACTCTTTCTATTATTGAGCCTTTCAAATCAGCTCTTTCCCTGTACCTATGTTCAAAATTCATTTTGCGTTTCGAATTACACCTATCCCGAAGATGCGCTAATAGCAGGAAAGATTGTCCAGGTTGATTCCAATGGAATTGACTTAGAAATAATAGAGGTATTAAGCGGATTGGAAATAAGAGATACAATAAGGATTTGGGACATTCCAGATGTTGAATGTAATGGGATTTGGCCAATGTCGGCATCAGAAATGGGCGACCTTAATGATTCAATAATAGTAAACATGTCTTTAATCGACTCTATCAAATACTCCTGGGATGTTTTGGATGATTATAGAAGACCAAAGGATTTGGCCGTTACCCGATACCTGAAATTTTCAAATGATAGTGTTTTTGGTTTTATAAGTGGTTACATCTATGCACCATATTCTGAACAAAACCGAAGCATGAAATATGGCAATTTCAAGAACTTCTTAAATGATTCGGAATGCCAAAGACTTGTGAACATCCAAGAAAGGGCTAAGGATCAAAGCCTTAGTTACTACCCAAATCCCGTTCAATCTACTTTAGAAATTCATCTAGGTGAAGATGATAAGCAAGAAAAAAACTTTGAAGTTTATGCGCTCAATGGAAAGAGAATTCTAAGCTTGGTGAGCAAATCTGAAAAAGTCCAAATTGATTTTTCTTCATTTTCGACAGGGGTGTATTTAATAAGGATCCATCAAAAGGGACATGCTGAAAGTATCCTTAAAGTTTTCAAGGAATAATTATCTAGTTTTATTCGTGCACCTGACTGCCGTTAGGCAAGTTTAGTGGCAAATCCCCAAAATTTTCAATTAATTCACCCCAATCCACCATTTTCCGCAAATTTTTATGGAATTTTAAGGGCATGTCTGAATCCAATGTGCCCCAAACTGAATTAAAACGTACACTCGGCCCCATCATGTTGTGGGGCTTGGGCGTGGGATATGTGATTTCCGGCATGTATTTCGGCTGGAACCTCGGTTTGGCAG encodes:
- a CDS encoding ATP-binding protein; protein product: MLAGREKEVKRLEKALKSDKAELIAIFGRRRVGKTFLIREVYQSHIQFELTGLHNGLMADQLENFHFSLSNKLDSIEKPKSWLQAFGQLSEYMDGLSSKKKKVIFIDEFPWLATRKSKFLMAFEHFWNSYAVKKNDLIVVICGSAASYMVKKIVRNKGGLHNRITEKIRLLPFNLYETKLFLKSKKIHYSDYDILKIYMTIGGVPFYLDKLEKGESVPQAIDRMFFHKDAPLRNEFKDVFASLFENHERHSAVIRALANSRKGISRKQILKKTGLVTGGRLTQTLEELEESGFIEVYHSFGNLKKDALYRLNDEYSLFYLKFIEQSRAKGKGTWLAKSNGQAYKSWLGFSFETVCLKHIEEIKKALGIAAVDSENHSWSDKNEDEGAQIDLLIDRADNVINICEMKFYSAEFTIDKKYANELRNKVNLFRENSNTRKNLFLTMITTYGLKQNPYSLELVQNELKMNALFKPID
- a CDS encoding T9SS type A sorting domain-containing protein; its protein translation is MKLLPILFLLLSLSNQLFPCTYVQNSFCVSNYTYPEDALIAGKIVQVDSNGIDLEIIEVLSGLEIRDTIRIWDIPDVECNGIWPMSASEMGDLNDSIIVNMSLIDSIKYSWDVLDDYRRPKDLAVTRYLKFSNDSVFGFISGYIYAPYSEQNRSMKYGNFKNFLNDSECQRLVNIQERAKDQSLSYYPNPVQSTLEIHLGEDDKQEKNFEVYALNGKRILSLVSKSEKVQIDFSSFSTGVYLIRIHQKGHAESILKVFKE